The Desulfonatronospira thiodismutans ASO3-1 DNA segment TGCATGGAAGAGATCACCTACCACCACCCGGATGTTTCCCACCCCTTGCCCATCACCCGGGACCAGGAGCTTTCTCTGTGGGAGGATATCATCCGGCAGTCCCCGCACTCCCGGGGACTTCTGCACCTGGAGGAAACAGCCCGCCAGGCGGCCCGGGCATGGACCCTTTTTGAGCAATGGAACCTGCAGGACCAACAGGACCCGGCACTCTGGAGCTCTCCTGACCACAGGGCCTTTCTGGAATGGAGCACTGCTTTCAGGGATTATACCCAAGGCCGCGGCTGGATGGAGGAGGCAAGGCATACCCGGCATGTGGCCCGCATGTTTGAGAAGGGCTGCCTGCCTTGCCCCGCACACCTGGTTCTGGCCGGCCTGGAAAATCTAAGCCCGGTTCAGGAGCATATCCTGGATGTCCTGGATGGTCTTGGCTGTAAGATAAACCACCTGGAACCCGCCCGCAACGACCCCGCAATAACCCTGATGCCCCTGGCAGACCGGGAGCAGGAGATGCGCACCTGTGCCCTGTGGGTGCGCACTAAGCTTGAATCAGACCATGAACAGCGCATAGGGGTGGTGGTCCCGGATCTCTACTCTGTGCGCCAGGAAATCATACACACCTTTGATGCGGTTTTGCATCCGGATACTGCCTTTGAACCCCTGCCCCCGGAAAAGCGGGCCTATGACCTGTCCCTGGGAAGACCGCTGTCCGGCTATCCCTTGATACGCTCTGCCCTGCACCTTCTGGATCTGCGCCTGGACCCCCTGCCCCTGGAGACAGTCAGTGCCGTCTTGAACTCCCCTTTCCTGAAAGGGGCAAAAAGTGAAACACCAGCCCGCAGCGGCCTGGAAACACTGCTGCGCAAAACCCGCGAACCACAGATCTCTTTTTCCTTCCTTCTGGACAAGGCCGCAGACAGTTCAAAATCCTGGTCCTGCCTTGTTCTTGCCCGGAGCCTCAAGGCCTTTCAGGCCAGGATCAAGGAGCTGCCATCAACCCAGCCTCCCAGTGCCTGGGCCCAGGATCTTGATCTTTTGCTGCAGGATCTGGGCTGGCCGGGGGACATAACCCTCAGCAGTCATGAATACCAGACCGTGCAGGCCTTCAACGCCTGCCTCAAACGCCTGGCCGGCCTGGACCGGGTAATGCCCTCCACGGGCATGTCCCAGGCGACTCAGACACTCAGCCGGATACTTAATGAGACCATATTTCAGCCGGAACCGCCTGAAGTCCGGGTACGCATAATGGGCATGCTGGAAGCGGAAAGCGAATCCTTTGACGAGTTGTGGATCATGGGGCTTACCGACCAGGCCTGGCCCCAGTCTCCCGAGCCCAGCCCCTTTCTGCCCGTATCTCTGCAGAAACACCTGGATATGCCCCGTTCAAGCCCGCAGCATGAACTGGATTACGCCCGCAGGATCATGCACAGGCTTTTGCAGAACACCTCCCGGGCCATACTCAGCTACCCCTGCCGGGAAGAGGATCTGGAACTTTTGCCCAGCCCCCTGTTAAGGGAGATATCAGGCCTGGAATTCAATGAGCCCGGGCTGTTGCCCGACCCGGACCCCTGGGCGGGACTTTCTCCAGGGGAGCAGCTTAAATATTTCCAGAATGAACAGGCCCCGCCCTTGAGCCAGGCATCCCGGGCTCCCGGAGGAACCGGGGTGCTTCGCTCCCAGGCACTCTGTCCCTTCCAGGCCTTTGCCCGTCACCGCATGCACGCCCGGAGCCTGGAAGAACCAGTCGTGGGCCTGGGTCCCCCCGAGAGGGGCATAATCATGCACGCGGCCCTGGAATATTTCTGGCAATCCTGCCGGGATCAGGCTGCTCTTCTTAATCTGACAGGCGACAGGCGTCTGCAGATGATTGACCAGGCAGTGGATCAGGCCATCCGGGAAATGCATTCCCAGAGGCCGCAGACAATGACCTCCCGGTTTCAGGAACTGGAAAGAGAGCGCCTGCAGGATCTTTTGCAGGAATGGCTGGCCCTGGAGGAACAAAGACAGCCCTTCCAGGTGCAGGAACTGGAGAAACGCTCAAACATCAGCATCAATGGGCTGGAGCTGAATGTCGTGGCCGACAGGATGGATCGCCTGGAAGACGGAAGGCTGGTGGTAATTGACTACAAGTCCGGCAGGCATGCCATGTCCGAATGGTTCAAAAAGCGCCCGGTGGAGCCCCAGGTCCCCCTTTACACCCTGTTTTGCCCCGAACATGTAGCCGGGGTTTATTTCGGGGTTGTGCGCAAGGGAGAATGCGCCTTTGTGGGCCTGGGACAGGAGGACGGCATAGTGCCCGGCTGCAAGGGCTTTGCATCCCATAAGCTTACCAGTCATTACCAGCACTGGGACGAACTTTTGCAGGACTGGAAAAAAAGCCTGGAAAAGCTGGCCCAGGAATTCATGCAGGGCCAGGCCCGGGTTGATCCGGAAAGCCCTAACGCCTGCCGCCAGTGCGACCTGGAATCTATTTGCCGCATATTTGAAACCGGACAACCTTTTACACAGGAACCCCCTGATGTCACCTGAAATTGAAGACGCAGCACAGCGAAGTCAAGCCCTGGACCCTAAACGTTCATTCATAGTCCAGGCCCCGGCCGGATCGGGCAAGACCGAACTGCTGACCCAGCGCACCCTGGCCCTTCTATGCACTGTCCAGGCCCCGGAAGAGGTGGTGGCCATCACCTTCACCCGCAAGGCCGCCGGGGAGATGCGCACCCGCATCCTGCAGGCCCTCTCCCGGGCGGCTGACGGGGAAACACCCGGTGCACCCCATGAAAAGACCACCCTGGACCTGGCCGCCCGGGTCCTGGAAAGAAGCCGCAGCCTTGGCTGGGAACTGGAATCCTCCCCGGGCAGGCTGCGCATTCAGACCATAGATTCTCTTTGCTCCGGGCTTGTATCCCGCATGCCCCTCCTCTCCAGCCTGGGCGGCCAGGGAAGAATAAACGACAATCCCGGGGAAATGTATCTGCAGGCGGCCCGGTCCACTTTGGCCCAGCTGCACAACTCTTCCCCGGATGCAGGGCATTGGAGGGAATCCATCCGCGTCCTGCTTCGCCACCTTGACAACGACCACGACAAGACCTGCCGCCTCATAGCCGGCATGCTCCCCCAGAGAGAGAAATGGCTTCGCCACCTGGCCGACCCGGGCAACAGCCGCCTGCAGCGACAATACCTGGAACAGGCCCTGACCCGGGCGGTAGAGGAGGAACTAAAGGAAGTAAGCCGGCTCATGCCCTTAGAGGAACTGCCAAGGATTGCTCGCCTGGCCGGGTTTGCAGCTTCAAACCTTCAGGATGAGGACCAGAAGTCCACCCTGGAAAGACTGGCCGGGCTTGACTCCCTTCCAGGCTGCAATTGCCGTGACCACCCGGCCTGGTTAGACCTGGCCCGGTTCTGCCTAACCAAGGGCGGGACAATCCGCCGCACTGCAGACAAGAGTCTGGGTTTTCCCGCCCCCTCCGGCACCCGGGACCCTGAACTCAAGGTCAGGCTGGAGGAAATGAAGGCGCAGTTCAAGGCCTGTATGCAGACTCTGGCCTGCATTCCCGGACTGGAAATGCGGCTGCAGGAGGTACGCCTGCTGCCCGGGACCACGTATTCAGGCTCCCAGTGGCAGACCCTGGAAGCACTTTTTGACGTGCTTCGCCTGGCCGCGGCCTGCCTGCAGCTGGAATTTCAGGACCAGGGCAGCGTGGACTTCACCGAGATCACCACCCGGGCCAGGCAGGCCCTGGGCACGGATGAGGACCCCACAGACCTGGCCCTGGTCCTGGACAGCCGCATCCAGCACCTGCTCATGGATGAATTTCAGGACACCAGCATCTCCCAGTACCAGCTCCTGCTGGCCCTGACCGCGGGCTGGACCCCGGGGGACGGCAGAACCTTCTTTGCAGTGGGGGACCCCATGCAGTCCATCTACGGCTTCAGGGAGGCCGAAGTGGGCCTTTTTCTCCAGGCCAGAAGCCAGGGTCTGGACCATATCCCCCTTGAGCCCCTGCGGCTCACGGTCAACTTCAGATCCCAGGCCGGCATAGTAGACTGGGCCAACCAGGCCTTTCCCCGGGTCCTGCCCGAGGTGGAAGATCAGATGACCGGAAGCGTGCCCTACTCCGGCTCCCATGCCTTTCTGCCCCCCCTGGAAGATCCTGCCGTACAGGTACATCCATTTTTCGATGCAGATTTCCAGCCGGAAAGCAGCCGGATTGTATCCCTGGTCCAGCAGGCCAGGCAGGAAGACCCCGGAGGCACCGTGGCCATCCTGGTGCGAAGCAGGCCCCACCTGCAGGCCGCATTACCGGCCCTGCGCCAGAGCGGCCTTGAGTACCAGGCCGTGGAAATAGACCCCCTGAGCCGCCGCCCGGTAATCCAGGACCTGTGCTCCCTGGCCCGGGCCCTGACTCACCCGGGGCACAACCTGGCCTGGCTGGCGGTCCTGCGCGCCCCCTGGTGCGGTCTGGACCTGGAGGACCTGGCCATCCTGGCCGCGGACAAGGATGCTTTCATTGTAAACCGCATCCAGGAC contains these protein-coding regions:
- a CDS encoding UvrD-helicase domain-containing protein, with product MSPEIEDAAQRSQALDPKRSFIVQAPAGSGKTELLTQRTLALLCTVQAPEEVVAITFTRKAAGEMRTRILQALSRAADGETPGAPHEKTTLDLAARVLERSRSLGWELESSPGRLRIQTIDSLCSGLVSRMPLLSSLGGQGRINDNPGEMYLQAARSTLAQLHNSSPDAGHWRESIRVLLRHLDNDHDKTCRLIAGMLPQREKWLRHLADPGNSRLQRQYLEQALTRAVEEELKEVSRLMPLEELPRIARLAGFAASNLQDEDQKSTLERLAGLDSLPGCNCRDHPAWLDLARFCLTKGGTIRRTADKSLGFPAPSGTRDPELKVRLEEMKAQFKACMQTLACIPGLEMRLQEVRLLPGTTYSGSQWQTLEALFDVLRLAAACLQLEFQDQGSVDFTEITTRARQALGTDEDPTDLALVLDSRIQHLLMDEFQDTSISQYQLLLALTAGWTPGDGRTFFAVGDPMQSIYGFREAEVGLFLQARSQGLDHIPLEPLRLTVNFRSQAGIVDWANQAFPRVLPEVEDQMTGSVPYSGSHAFLPPLEDPAVQVHPFFDADFQPESSRIVSLVQQARQEDPGGTVAILVRSRPHLQAALPALRQSGLEYQAVEIDPLSRRPVIQDLCSLARALTHPGHNLAWLAVLRAPWCGLDLEDLAILAADKDAFIVNRIQDQDILSSLSPQGRRRLDRVREILLKFLQQRQRSGLRSQVESCWKALGGPDCLHSQSQRRDADVFFRLLQQRLEHSPHRVVDELENAVAGLYAGPDTSAGQDLQVMTIHKAKGLEFDTVIIPGLGRAPGSDENPLLVWMERTSPRGHTDLLMAPKTATGEDKDPVYAYIQRLMARKTSHEDGRLLYVACTRARKRLHLLGHTGLTEKGLPSKPAGGSLLESLWPAVKDEFERAAATPRDDADTREEHGASAGQTLYRLHQDWQPPRLPAGITTPSDSRPDPGQESIVFDWAGETIRLAGTCVHRWMLTMAEEGIHKWSVKKIRGLKSVFARQLMDLGMLEKSLEEGVDLVQQALENTLNHDTGRWILGPRQRARNEYALSGLDNGQAVAVSMDRTFVDDAGLRWIIDYKISRHSGKDVQRFLDQEQARYQERMQTYARLMQAAEPGPVELGLYFPLLMQWRHWPAGDYSKLQSR
- a CDS encoding PD-(D/E)XK nuclease family protein, giving the protein MPQTHYLSEKDVFQALEEGALLLTVNRRLSRSLLQRFTSHQASTGRTAWETPDILPLSSWIMRCMEEITYHHPDVSHPLPITRDQELSLWEDIIRQSPHSRGLLHLEETARQAARAWTLFEQWNLQDQQDPALWSSPDHRAFLEWSTAFRDYTQGRGWMEEARHTRHVARMFEKGCLPCPAHLVLAGLENLSPVQEHILDVLDGLGCKINHLEPARNDPAITLMPLADREQEMRTCALWVRTKLESDHEQRIGVVVPDLYSVRQEIIHTFDAVLHPDTAFEPLPPEKRAYDLSLGRPLSGYPLIRSALHLLDLRLDPLPLETVSAVLNSPFLKGAKSETPARSGLETLLRKTREPQISFSFLLDKAADSSKSWSCLVLARSLKAFQARIKELPSTQPPSAWAQDLDLLLQDLGWPGDITLSSHEYQTVQAFNACLKRLAGLDRVMPSTGMSQATQTLSRILNETIFQPEPPEVRVRIMGMLEAESESFDELWIMGLTDQAWPQSPEPSPFLPVSLQKHLDMPRSSPQHELDYARRIMHRLLQNTSRAILSYPCREEDLELLPSPLLREISGLEFNEPGLLPDPDPWAGLSPGEQLKYFQNEQAPPLSQASRAPGGTGVLRSQALCPFQAFARHRMHARSLEEPVVGLGPPERGIIMHAALEYFWQSCRDQAALLNLTGDRRLQMIDQAVDQAIREMHSQRPQTMTSRFQELERERLQDLLQEWLALEEQRQPFQVQELEKRSNISINGLELNVVADRMDRLEDGRLVVIDYKSGRHAMSEWFKKRPVEPQVPLYTLFCPEHVAGVYFGVVRKGECAFVGLGQEDGIVPGCKGFASHKLTSHYQHWDELLQDWKKSLEKLAQEFMQGQARVDPESPNACRQCDLESICRIFETGQPFTQEPPDVT